In Candidatus Poribacteria bacterium, a single genomic region encodes these proteins:
- a CDS encoding Gfo/Idh/MocA family oxidoreductase, translated as MANQTYRIGIIGCGGMGRSHSRAWKNNPDVQVVAAMDIFEESAKRTADEYDIPATYTDVDEMLSKEDLDIVSITTWQGPRAEATVAAAKAGVKGIIGEKPMAASLGQADAMIAACEENNVKLIIGHQGRYRPANIEIRRLVAAGAIGEPTTVHHRAKQHAGLLNTGTHAIDGWRFMLSDPETLWVIGQTSRTTDRWERRTICEDLCMGLVCFEGGARGIYEGDLPEPPVSMPQIAGTEGQIRNGPDGTILLQNGDAQGWQTITPPPEPKNQFQELIEWIEGDISDHRGSGVQARYTLEIMLAIYESLRIKNVVTMPMETKELPLEIMVNDGTLPVLEEGRYDLRTPFEGQTRKN; from the coding sequence ATGGCAAACCAGACATACCGAATCGGAATCATCGGATGCGGGGGGATGGGTAGGTCCCATTCCAGAGCGTGGAAAAACAATCCCGATGTCCAAGTCGTCGCAGCAATGGACATCTTCGAGGAATCCGCGAAACGGACGGCTGATGAATACGACATTCCGGCTACCTATACCGACGTTGACGAAATGTTGTCAAAAGAGGATTTGGACATCGTTAGCATCACAACGTGGCAGGGCCCCCGAGCAGAAGCCACTGTCGCAGCAGCGAAGGCAGGTGTGAAAGGGATCATCGGAGAAAAACCGATGGCAGCTTCGCTCGGACAAGCCGATGCCATGATTGCCGCCTGCGAAGAAAACAACGTCAAACTCATCATCGGGCATCAAGGTAGATACAGACCGGCAAACATAGAAATACGACGACTCGTCGCTGCAGGAGCTATTGGCGAACCGACAACCGTCCATCACCGCGCCAAACAGCACGCCGGACTGCTCAATACAGGTACACACGCTATCGACGGCTGGCGATTCATGCTGTCTGACCCAGAAACGTTGTGGGTTATTGGACAGACATCCCGAACCACTGACCGGTGGGAACGCCGGACGATTTGTGAAGACCTCTGTATGGGTTTGGTCTGCTTTGAAGGCGGTGCACGCGGTATCTATGAAGGCGACCTACCGGAACCACCCGTCTCAATGCCTCAAATTGCTGGCACAGAAGGGCAGATTCGCAACGGTCCTGATGGCACGATCCTCCTCCAAAACGGAGACGCACAGGGATGGCAAACGATCACACCGCCACCAGAGCCTAAGAACCAGTTTCAGGAACTCATTGAGTGGATCGAGGGTGACATTTCTGACCATCGCGGGAGTGGTGTCCAAGCCCGCTATACGCTTGAAATTATGTTGGCTATCTACGAGTCGCTGCGAATTAAGAACGTCGTCACGATGCCGATGGAAACGAAAGAACTACCGCTTGAAATTATGGTTAACGACGGCACACTACCCGTCTTGGAAGAAGGACGCTACGACCTCCGTACACCCTTTGAAGGCCAAACTCGGAAGAATTAA
- a CDS encoding mandelate racemase/muconate lactonizing enzyme family protein: protein MADYQDKGSQIRVTNLEAFPMGVKAYVKIETNMGVTGWGEINNMETTVTCALARSLSELIIGENPTRIEHHWQRLFRAHRNIRGGGLMVHTISAIDMALWDIAGKLWGVPVYRLLGGPCRDKIWKYPSPKAIKTGPGGSKPFAGTPDEIADLVQRVRDAREKVGSDGAVMFDAHSCLPPPIVKQFASYLQPDDLLFLEEAWVPGNIEVMRKIRESVPVPLATGERDRTIWEVREILEAQVIDILQPDVGHGGGITQVKKVAALAEAHHVPIAPHCTMSYLGLTASFHLSAAVPFFLIHEGYENVLPDGVAHKTWEMDEEGYVSLPEGPGLGVEVDEAKVIEVGQEAGRRFTWPDNRLADGSIADY, encoded by the coding sequence ATGGCAGACTATCAAGATAAAGGTTCTCAGATTCGAGTGACAAACCTTGAGGCTTTCCCAATGGGTGTGAAAGCATACGTCAAGATTGAAACGAACATGGGGGTTACAGGTTGGGGCGAGATTAACAACATGGAGACAACCGTCACTTGTGCGTTGGCACGCTCCTTGTCGGAACTGATTATCGGAGAAAACCCGACGCGGATTGAGCATCACTGGCAACGCCTCTTCCGCGCACACCGAAACATCCGAGGTGGCGGTTTGATGGTGCATACTATCTCCGCGATTGATATGGCGTTGTGGGATATTGCTGGAAAGTTGTGGGGCGTGCCGGTGTATCGCCTGCTCGGCGGTCCCTGCCGAGATAAGATTTGGAAGTATCCGAGTCCGAAAGCGATCAAGACGGGACCGGGAGGTTCCAAACCTTTTGCTGGCACCCCCGATGAAATCGCCGATTTGGTGCAGCGCGTGCGGGATGCACGAGAGAAGGTCGGTTCCGACGGTGCAGTCATGTTTGACGCGCATAGCTGCCTACCGCCCCCTATCGTCAAACAGTTCGCCAGTTATCTGCAACCCGATGACCTGCTTTTCTTAGAAGAGGCGTGGGTGCCGGGCAACATTGAAGTGATGCGTAAGATCCGAGAGTCAGTCCCTGTCCCCTTAGCGACGGGTGAGCGCGATCGCACAATATGGGAGGTCCGCGAAATCCTTGAGGCGCAGGTGATTGATATCCTTCAACCCGATGTCGGACACGGCGGCGGTATTACACAGGTTAAAAAAGTCGCTGCGCTCGCCGAGGCGCATCACGTCCCGATCGCACCACACTGCACGATGTCCTACCTCGGTCTCACCGCAAGTTTTCACCTATCTGCTGCAGTGCCGTTTTTCCTGATCCACGAGGGTTATGAAAACGTCCTTCCAGACGGAGTCGCCCACAAAACGTGGGAGATGGATGAGGAAGGCTACGTTTCGCTGCCAGAAGGCCCCGGTTTAGGTGTTGAAGTAGATGAGGCAAAAGTGATTGAAGTCGGTCAAGAGGCGGGAAGGCGGTTTACTTGGCCCGATAATAGATTAGCGGATGGCTCCATCGCGGATTATTAG
- a CDS encoding sigma-70 family RNA polymerase sigma factor, whose amino-acid sequence MKNDDIDLIHRILSGDEDAFTTLMQKHRRWVYSLAWREIGDFHAAQEITQDTFIQAFKSLPSLRDPNRFSGWLHAIAKRQCVAWLQKKPIAMQSLDTLPKAELEQLFYTQYLEEERIQASTADLREVVEYLLQKLPVGERSVMVLHYYKGLTCEEMSERLEVSLNTVKSRLYRARKRLEKEESMLRENVGPNLLRSEPRRVDIQTTAATETGDHLAEGGFNFNQTSKVFTSSGFHTKGWGGGDPSPMYMLLHYLTHGWIDLFKFPLVSGSSWEQEGGWKSRGTATVEAYETVNVSAGTFPMCLKHKTVFTDADVEDTNAELRSALVNGTRYLWFAKGVGLVKMRYEHSNGVATEAELLKYETPTQQGETYFPVQIDTQWTYKWHNTYRDKAVIEVWRVIRNFRQLEDAGNPVQLESARYEVSVDANEPRVANVKCILTPKSGGGTKNDRKRLFFSMSRFGTDWLYDGYARSLRDVTATDAKGKALVVEEIAKTQWVVETRDASPVTLQYKVLLDHDERDWPFGRDEAPYAQDDCIFWPGYALFIVGEVDDIELSVDVPDNWSVSTPWERIEPNGHRFVCKNQDDLMYAYLVLGEHSERLVSSGEAEIVLALGGRFKASMDKVASAVEAILQAYSGIFGGTPKGSMLFVMNPYGGEEYRSGGASERSITALIGGALDDGRADFWGPLVANVIGYIWNGKVIHFAEQEYGFSEVNEQEYWFSEGFSKYYSSVICTRLGLISEGDFLRSLELAWESYLSQQGERSIREAGEDKLANRELVYDGGRLIAAALDLQIRNLTKNRSSLDDVMQQMYREFGLTDTAYTMDDVIRIVSQVAGENFEPFFSKYVTGTERLPLEEYLKDVGVDVEIDLGERLPKLGYIIHEMLGIGSFGGPPGGGMFIHRSRKFQDDDRLIGIDGTPVKTRDDIRRAAKDWKSGDVVRLTLEREGAEIVLPVTLEGDPSKEPPLESDVTDVAIRKKTDNTESQRAIWSGILGEDQ is encoded by the coding sequence ATGAAAAACGACGATATTGATCTGATTCATCGTATCTTGTCAGGTGATGAAGATGCGTTCACTACATTGATGCAAAAGCACCGACGTTGGGTGTATTCACTTGCATGGCGTGAGATTGGTGATTTTCACGCGGCGCAGGAGATTACGCAAGATACCTTTATCCAAGCTTTTAAGTCGCTGCCGAGTTTAAGAGATCCGAATCGTTTTTCTGGGTGGTTGCATGCGATAGCGAAGCGTCAATGCGTTGCGTGGCTACAAAAGAAGCCGATTGCGATGCAGTCCCTGGATACGCTGCCGAAAGCCGAATTGGAACAGTTGTTTTATACACAGTACCTTGAAGAGGAACGGATACAGGCATCAACGGCTGATTTGCGAGAAGTTGTGGAATATCTCCTGCAAAAGTTACCCGTTGGTGAACGTTCTGTAATGGTTCTGCACTATTACAAAGGCTTGACCTGTGAAGAGATGAGTGAGCGTTTAGAGGTGTCGTTGAATACAGTGAAAAGTCGTTTATATCGTGCAAGGAAGCGATTAGAGAAGGAGGAATCAATGCTTCGAGAAAACGTCGGTCCGAACCTATTGAGAAGTGAGCCGCGCCGCGTTGACATTCAGACGACTGCGGCAACGGAAACGGGTGATCATTTGGCAGAAGGCGGTTTTAACTTCAACCAAACTTCTAAGGTCTTTACATCTTCTGGCTTTCACACGAAAGGTTGGGGTGGCGGCGATCCATCGCCGATGTACATGTTACTGCACTATCTCACCCACGGTTGGATTGACCTTTTTAAATTTCCTTTGGTTTCGGGTAGTTCGTGGGAACAGGAAGGCGGTTGGAAATCACGAGGGACAGCAACCGTTGAGGCTTATGAAACGGTAAATGTATCCGCGGGCACTTTTCCAATGTGCCTGAAGCATAAGACTGTTTTCACGGATGCTGATGTAGAAGATACCAACGCTGAGTTGCGAAGTGCGCTTGTAAACGGGACGCGTTATCTGTGGTTTGCCAAAGGTGTTGGACTCGTGAAGATGCGTTATGAACATTCCAACGGTGTCGCAACAGAAGCCGAATTGCTTAAATACGAAACGCCGACGCAGCAAGGCGAAACGTACTTTCCTGTTCAGATAGACACGCAGTGGACATACAAGTGGCATAATACCTATCGCGATAAAGCGGTTATTGAGGTGTGGCGTGTCATCAGGAATTTCCGTCAACTTGAGGATGCTGGTAACCCGGTGCAACTTGAATCGGCAAGATATGAGGTCAGTGTTGATGCGAATGAGCCGCGCGTAGCGAATGTCAAGTGTATCCTAACGCCAAAAAGCGGCGGTGGTACGAAAAATGACCGAAAGCGTTTGTTTTTTTCTATGAGTCGTTTTGGTACCGATTGGTTGTACGATGGATATGCCCGTTCTCTTAGAGATGTGACGGCTACTGATGCGAAAGGTAAAGCACTGGTTGTAGAAGAGATTGCCAAAACGCAGTGGGTCGTTGAAACACGTGATGCATCGCCTGTGACACTCCAATACAAAGTGTTGCTGGATCACGATGAACGGGATTGGCCCTTTGGTAGAGACGAAGCTCCGTATGCCCAAGACGATTGTATTTTCTGGCCCGGATATGCGCTGTTTATCGTTGGTGAGGTGGACGATATTGAACTGTCTGTTGATGTACCTGATAATTGGTCCGTCTCGACCCCTTGGGAGCGGATTGAACCCAACGGACACCGTTTTGTTTGTAAAAATCAAGACGATCTGATGTATGCGTACCTCGTGCTTGGTGAACATTCTGAGCGTCTGGTAAGTTCAGGAGAGGCAGAGATTGTGCTTGCACTGGGGGGACGCTTTAAAGCTTCAATGGATAAAGTTGCGTCTGCTGTCGAGGCAATTCTACAGGCATATTCAGGCATATTTGGTGGAACCCCGAAAGGCAGCATGCTATTTGTCATGAATCCTTATGGCGGGGAAGAATACCGCAGCGGTGGGGCATCAGAAAGAAGCATCACGGCTCTGATCGGTGGCGCATTGGACGACGGCAGAGCGGATTTTTGGGGACCCTTGGTTGCAAATGTGATTGGTTATATCTGGAACGGAAAAGTTATTCATTTTGCTGAGCAGGAGTATGGGTTCAGCGAAGTTAATGAACAGGAGTATTGGTTCAGCGAAGGTTTCAGTAAGTATTATTCAAGTGTTATCTGTACTCGCCTCGGACTTATTTCTGAAGGCGATTTTCTCAGGAGTCTTGAACTTGCATGGGAATCGTATCTGTCTCAACAGGGCGAACGCTCCATTCGAGAGGCCGGTGAAGATAAATTAGCCAATCGAGAACTCGTCTACGACGGTGGGCGTTTAATCGCTGCCGCACTGGATTTACAGATTCGTAATCTAACGAAAAATCGAAGCAGTTTGGACGATGTGATGCAGCAGATGTATCGAGAGTTTGGTCTCACCGATACTGCGTACACGATGGACGATGTCATCAGGATCGTCAGCCAAGTTGCGGGTGAAAACTTTGAACCTTTCTTCAGCAAATACGTGACGGGGACGGAAAGGTTACCGTTAGAGGAATACCTTAAGGACGTGGGTGTGGATGTTGAGATAGACCTTGGAGAACGGCTCCCGAAACTTGGGTATATCATCCATGAAATGCTGGGTATCGGTTCATTTGGGGGACCGCCGGGTGGCGGCATGTTCATCCATCGATCCCGAAAGTTTCAGGATGATGACAGGCTGATAGGTATTGACGGCACACCGGTGAAGACGCGTGACGACATTAGAAGGGCTGCCAAAGATTGGAAATCTGGGGATGTGGTGAGGTTGACACTTGAAAGAGAGGGAGCAGAGATTGTCTTGCCTGTTACATTAGAAGGGGATCCGTCTAAAGAACCGCCATTGGAGTCGGATGTTACTGATGTCGCTATTAGAAAAAAAACGGATAACACAGAGTCGCAACGTGCAATTTGGTCGGGAATCTTAGG